A window from Marinagarivorans cellulosilyticus encodes these proteins:
- a CDS encoding peptidase M42 translates to MTSAFSPLPGGFIDILATLLREPSVVGAEHAFFRVLQRELEERGAKVTWYEGLLVAQGAKPHSLMLSAHADRHGLICTGPNEFQYAASVAGARSDLLGNSISEELMKKIATRFNDNHVYAYEPWSGAYRGKGKITNAYICEYRNNLIFELEGLEHVVAGTPIAFRDKLYKDEHALVGQLDNVLTVAALVYLFELGFEGTAFFTAQEEAGKSWRYLLEWFRRFGGSTNQLIVVDTSPFPDFKAAQHQHLVLRNKDANAEFNTPLTKTLQQHCERLGYSVLYKDAYVETHNKILIARGEEPSSLGSTEMGRIISASQGLVDGSTLQIPTSGYHTMKESAPIASVTAFLTVLQALIAKG, encoded by the coding sequence ATGACCTCTGCATTCTCGCCACTGCCCGGTGGTTTTATCGATATATTAGCGACTTTATTGCGTGAGCCGAGTGTGGTCGGTGCGGAACACGCTTTCTTTCGAGTTTTGCAGCGCGAGCTAGAAGAGCGTGGCGCGAAGGTCACTTGGTACGAAGGCCTTTTGGTGGCCCAAGGCGCTAAACCTCATTCGTTAATGTTATCGGCCCACGCTGATCGGCATGGTTTGATCTGCACCGGGCCAAATGAATTCCAATATGCGGCTTCTGTTGCAGGGGCCCGCTCCGATTTGCTGGGCAATTCCATTAGCGAAGAGCTAATGAAAAAAATTGCTACGCGCTTCAATGATAACCATGTATATGCCTATGAGCCTTGGTCAGGTGCGTATCGTGGCAAAGGTAAAATCACCAACGCCTATATCTGTGAATACCGCAATAACCTTATTTTTGAATTGGAGGGCTTAGAGCATGTTGTTGCCGGAACTCCAATTGCGTTTCGCGATAAGTTATACAAGGACGAGCACGCACTAGTCGGACAGTTAGATAATGTGCTTACGGTGGCAGCTTTAGTTTATTTGTTTGAGCTAGGGTTTGAGGGCACAGCTTTCTTTACAGCACAAGAAGAGGCGGGCAAAAGTTGGCGTTATTTGTTGGAGTGGTTCAGGCGTTTTGGCGGCTCGACCAACCAGTTAATCGTGGTTGATACCAGCCCGTTCCCAGACTTTAAAGCCGCACAGCACCAGCATTTGGTGTTGCGTAATAAAGATGCGAACGCCGAGTTTAATACCCCGTTAACAAAAACGTTGCAACAGCATTGTGAGCGCTTGGGTTATAGCGTGCTATACAAAGATGCCTATGTTGAGACGCATAATAAAATATTAATTGCGCGTGGCGAGGAACCTTCTTCGCTGGGTTCGACGGAGATGGGGCGCATTATTTCAGCGTCGCAAGGGTTAGTTGATGGCTCCACCTTGCAAATTCCTACCTCGGGTTACCACACAATGAAAGAGTCGGCGCCTATAGCATCGGTGACGGCGTTTTTAACCGTATTACAAGCATTAATAGCGAAAGGGTAA
- a CDS encoding DUF2164 domain-containing protein yields the protein MSEIIKLSADSKADIVKKIKLYFQEELRQDIGQFDAEFLLDFFSEEVGAYYYNQGILDARAVLQAKLETIDDALYEIERPVGGI from the coding sequence TTGTCTGAAATTATTAAATTATCAGCAGATAGCAAAGCCGATATCGTTAAGAAGATTAAGTTGTATTTCCAGGAAGAGCTTCGGCAAGATATTGGCCAATTTGATGCTGAATTCTTATTGGATTTTTTCTCAGAAGAAGTGGGAGCTTACTATTACAATCAAGGTATTTTAGATGCGCGTGCGGTCTTACAGGCAAAGCTAGAAACTATTGATGATGCCTTGTATGAAATAGAGCGGCCGGTTGGTGGTATTTAG
- a CDS encoding Gfo/Idh/MocA family protein, translating to MATRRNFINGATLLGATALSNRAFAFGKGKKLGVALVGLGQYSRDLLAPALQLTSHCELRGIVSGSPEKVVEWKKKYNLKDKNIYHYDNLDSIADNPDIDVVYIVVPTYLHEKYAVIAANAGKHVWCEKPMAMNVTQCQNIIAACEKNKVKLSIGYRLQHEPNTRTVISYAKKKPYGAIKSVVAQAGYAGNGSENPLHWRMDRTRGGGAMYDMGVYPINAARYAVGLEPTAITAKHVTPRPDIFKRCDESSVFTLEFPSGISAECECHVGKNINLLKVSATKGWYELDPMQSYSGVKGKTSDGILLNKTIANQQAQQMDDDAAAILGNSPVMVPGLDGLMDIRVVEGALESARLGGKRIVLS from the coding sequence ATGGCAACACGAAGAAACTTTATTAACGGTGCAACACTGTTGGGCGCCACGGCGTTATCTAACCGAGCGTTTGCTTTTGGTAAAGGGAAAAAGTTGGGTGTCGCGCTGGTAGGTTTGGGGCAATATAGTCGCGATTTGTTAGCGCCAGCATTACAGTTAACCTCGCACTGTGAGTTACGTGGCATTGTGAGTGGCAGCCCAGAAAAAGTGGTTGAATGGAAGAAAAAATATAATCTTAAAGATAAAAATATTTATCACTACGACAATTTAGACTCAATAGCGGATAACCCAGATATTGACGTTGTGTATATTGTTGTGCCAACTTATTTACACGAAAAATATGCAGTGATTGCAGCAAATGCCGGCAAGCACGTATGGTGTGAAAAACCAATGGCGATGAATGTTACGCAATGTCAAAATATTATTGCAGCGTGTGAAAAAAATAAAGTGAAGCTGAGTATAGGTTACCGTTTGCAACACGAGCCTAATACCCGCACAGTTATCAGTTACGCCAAGAAAAAACCATACGGTGCGATTAAGTCGGTTGTTGCGCAGGCAGGTTATGCCGGTAATGGATCTGAAAACCCATTGCATTGGCGCATGGATCGCACCCGTGGTGGCGGTGCTATGTACGATATGGGCGTTTACCCCATTAATGCTGCGCGTTACGCCGTAGGTCTAGAGCCTACTGCAATTACCGCCAAGCACGTTACGCCAAGGCCAGATATTTTTAAGCGCTGCGACGAAAGCAGTGTATTCACTTTAGAATTTCCCAGTGGAATTAGCGCTGAATGTGAGTGCCACGTGGGTAAAAATATCAACCTTTTAAAGGTTTCTGCCACAAAAGGTTGGTATGAATTAGACCCTATGCAAAGCTACAGCGGTGTAAAAGGCAAAACCAGCGATGGTATTTTGCTGAATAAAACGATTGCTAATCAGCAAGCCCAGCAAATGGATGATGATGCAGCCGCTATACTGGGAAATTCTCCTGTTATGGTGCCGGGCTTAGACGGTTTAATGGATATTCGTGTTGTGGAAGGTGCACTGGAGTCGGCCCGTTTGGGTGGTAAGCGCATTGTTCTAAGCTAG
- a CDS encoding SGNH/GDSL hydrolase family protein: protein MKIISRVLPLILLATALVSCSSFSGNKSESKTMSASSINVIKASDPRIHYSGRMQYKDGAMRFDWAGVEIRFAIKGSAFTLLMDGGGSDYNIVVNGEVLQILRPDAGIQEHIIALPSSANSTSHEVIIQRRNDPHFGVTTFRGLALDTQAELLSKPALKARKIEFIGDSYTVGYGNEGTSTQCDSLRPYENNALSYAALTASALEAEAHMSAVSGRGLVRNYGDKNRVSDEPMPSLYGRVLFHDENSVWDFTQWQPDAVVIKLGTNDFSTEPHPDHIVFQQALTDLINRVTQYYGDTPIFLLADNSMPVIVDLYRSYHQKNYASNSKVHYVVLPKPALEQLGCDWHPNVQYHQQAAAILAPVIKKALAWD, encoded by the coding sequence ATGAAAATAATATCTCGCGTATTACCGTTAATACTATTGGCCACTGCTCTTGTATCTTGTAGTTCATTTTCAGGCAATAAAAGCGAAAGCAAAACGATGTCGGCTTCTTCAATCAATGTCATTAAAGCGAGTGATCCCCGCATTCATTATAGTGGCCGTATGCAATATAAAGATGGCGCAATGCGGTTCGATTGGGCGGGTGTTGAAATACGCTTTGCAATAAAAGGCAGTGCGTTTACGTTACTTATGGATGGCGGCGGAAGTGATTACAATATTGTAGTTAATGGTGAGGTTTTGCAAATATTGCGACCTGATGCTGGCATACAAGAGCATATCATCGCGTTACCGAGTAGTGCTAATTCAACGTCGCACGAAGTGATTATTCAGCGCCGTAATGATCCTCATTTTGGGGTTACAACCTTTCGCGGTTTAGCGCTTGATACGCAAGCTGAGCTATTGTCAAAGCCCGCGCTGAAAGCTCGGAAAATAGAATTTATCGGTGATTCCTATACGGTAGGCTACGGTAACGAGGGAACATCGACGCAGTGCGATAGCCTGCGACCCTATGAAAACAATGCGCTATCTTATGCTGCTCTTACAGCCTCTGCATTAGAGGCCGAAGCGCATATGAGTGCGGTATCGGGCCGTGGCTTGGTGCGCAATTACGGCGATAAAAACCGTGTGTCTGACGAGCCAATGCCTAGCCTGTACGGTCGTGTGCTTTTCCATGATGAAAATAGCGTTTGGGATTTTACGCAATGGCAGCCAGATGCGGTTGTTATTAAGCTTGGCACAAATGACTTTAGTACGGAGCCGCACCCTGATCATATTGTATTTCAACAGGCACTCACTGATTTAATCAATCGAGTAACGCAATATTACGGTGACACGCCGATCTTTTTATTGGCAGACAATTCAATGCCAGTCATTGTGGATTTGTATCGCAGTTACCATCAAAAAAATTATGCATCAAATAGCAAGGTTCATTATGTGGTGCTACCTAAACCTGCGTTGGAGCAGCTCGGCTGCGACTGGCACCCCAATGTGCAATACCACCAGCAGGCTGCCGCTATTTTGGCCCCTGTTATTAAAAAAGCATTAGCGTGGGATTAA
- a CDS encoding PAN/Apple domain-containing protein, whose product MPKINAQFAIKNGKSLVASLLASSSLFIVMPASAAGFVKIPNSAISGYNNKHLTGVSVQQCSNACVTETSFSCKSFDYYKNQNACDLSAKSAEDVGGLKYTYSGNPYDHYAKTTDFSRIPKAAISGYNNRHLTNVSVEQCKTACEDESEFICKSFDYYKSQNKCDLSIKSAADVGLKFTYSGNPYDHYARSTDSISPPPPPPPEVDISCVDWDGTTPQVGDLLRFKNKVVKDKSNGPTIYREDLAGLYLKNVLHGNEPVPKFVGATSGSGNDVETLFHVDASRSTNSGPEIQISSPWEGLATSSDVGFNHAELITDEHSYWSIHTRWIRLANSYRAWTDPNCGSCAATLNDKVPPVAVMQRLAANNTAYSCAQEWYPVYQFVGCDDYYVSIGGYGGETNRELAAQVNDVSVEVCTVTQ is encoded by the coding sequence ATGCCGAAGATTAATGCCCAGTTTGCAATTAAAAATGGGAAAAGTTTAGTGGCGAGCCTTTTGGCATCGTCGTCTTTGTTTATTGTAATGCCGGCTTCTGCCGCCGGCTTTGTTAAAATCCCTAACTCTGCGATTAGCGGTTACAATAATAAACATCTAACGGGAGTTTCTGTACAGCAGTGTTCAAATGCATGTGTTACAGAAACAAGCTTTAGCTGTAAATCATTTGATTATTATAAAAATCAAAATGCTTGTGATTTAAGCGCCAAAAGTGCAGAGGATGTTGGCGGGCTAAAATACACCTATTCTGGTAACCCGTACGATCACTATGCTAAAACAACAGACTTTTCTCGTATTCCAAAGGCGGCCATTAGCGGTTATAACAACCGGCATTTAACCAACGTGTCGGTTGAACAGTGCAAAACAGCCTGTGAAGATGAATCTGAATTTATCTGTAAGTCTTTTGATTATTACAAAAGTCAAAATAAGTGTGATTTAAGTATCAAAAGTGCAGCGGATGTTGGTTTGAAATTTACCTATTCGGGTAACCCTTACGATCATTATGCCCGCAGTACGGACTCTATTTCTCCGCCACCTCCACCTCCACCAGAAGTCGATATTAGTTGTGTCGATTGGGATGGCACTACGCCGCAAGTGGGTGATTTGTTGCGCTTTAAAAATAAAGTGGTTAAAGATAAAAGTAATGGTCCCACAATTTATCGCGAAGATTTGGCCGGGTTATATTTGAAAAATGTATTGCACGGCAATGAGCCTGTTCCTAAGTTTGTAGGCGCTACAAGTGGCAGTGGCAACGATGTAGAAACCTTGTTTCATGTTGATGCGAGCCGCAGTACTAATTCTGGGCCTGAAATTCAAATCAGTTCGCCATGGGAAGGGCTGGCAACATCGTCTGATGTTGGTTTTAATCACGCAGAGCTAATCACTGACGAGCATTCTTATTGGTCGATCCATACGCGATGGATACGTTTGGCAAATAGTTATAGAGCTTGGACAGACCCTAATTGTGGCAGTTGCGCAGCTACCCTAAATGATAAAGTTCCACCAGTTGCCGTAATGCAGCGTTTGGCAGCGAATAATACCGCCTACAGCTGTGCGCAAGAATGGTATCCGGTTTATCAATTTGTTGGTTGCGATGATTATTATGTCAGTATTGGTGGCTATGGTGGTGAAACCAATCGCGAGCTAGCCGCTCAAGTGAATGATGTGAGCGTTGAGGTTTGCACCGTCACACAATAA
- a CDS encoding M23 family metallopeptidase, with amino-acid sequence MDTHKTIKTYRSLAVFVLLFSPVNYSADTFAAVYKYQDANGRWQFSDKPPKDKKTKIETLEFEAAPENPFELKFDYRIHNKQHIADVLNPFHIPIEIQVSFEEYSQLDTTLIVPSNSRETIYSGAAPTPHFTYRYVWGDPAKKPSLANYRLPVRSPSKHYISQSFHGQFSHHTQPSLYAVDLALPIGTDIVAAREGTVIHVKDDYAFGGARTYFLDKANTVSVLHEDGSYATYAHLLMGSAAVKAGQTVAAGDMLGQSGTSGYSTGPHLHFVIRKNAGFKTESIAFKFEDARGAFTPQRKQKICPCP; translated from the coding sequence ATGGATACGCACAAAACTATCAAAACCTACCGTTCGCTGGCTGTCTTTGTTTTACTCTTTAGCCCAGTTAACTACAGTGCCGATACTTTCGCTGCGGTCTATAAATATCAGGACGCCAATGGCCGCTGGCAATTTAGCGATAAACCACCTAAAGACAAAAAAACAAAAATAGAAACGCTTGAATTCGAAGCCGCGCCAGAAAACCCTTTCGAACTTAAGTTTGATTACCGCATACACAATAAACAGCACATTGCCGATGTGCTCAACCCGTTCCATATTCCAATTGAGATACAGGTTAGCTTTGAAGAATATTCACAGCTTGATACAACCCTAATAGTACCGAGTAATAGCCGCGAAACCATTTATTCGGGCGCTGCGCCTACGCCACATTTTACTTACCGTTACGTATGGGGCGACCCCGCAAAAAAACCATCGCTAGCGAATTACCGGCTCCCTGTTCGCTCACCAAGCAAGCATTACATATCACAAAGTTTTCATGGCCAGTTTTCACACCACACACAACCCAGCCTGTACGCGGTTGACCTTGCGCTACCCATTGGCACCGATATTGTCGCCGCGCGTGAAGGCACTGTAATACACGTAAAAGATGATTACGCCTTTGGCGGCGCGCGCACCTATTTTTTGGATAAGGCCAATACGGTTTCGGTATTACATGAAGATGGCAGCTACGCCACTTACGCGCACCTACTTATGGGTAGCGCAGCAGTAAAAGCCGGGCAAACCGTGGCGGCGGGTGATATGTTAGGGCAATCGGGTACTAGCGGCTATTCCACTGGGCCACATTTACATTTTGTAATTCGCAAAAACGCTGGGTTTAAAACAGAATCTATTGCGTTTAAATTTGAAGACGCTCGCGGCGCTTTTACCCCACAGCGCAAACAAAAAATTTGCCCCTGCCCATAA
- the ptsP gene encoding phosphoenolpyruvate--protein phosphotransferase, producing MLIQELTLTAPMSGPMVPLEQVPDPVFAQKMVGDGISIDPITSELIAPCAGVVLQVHRARHAVTLKTPEGVEILMHVGIDTVALKGVGFTAHVAEGDNVVPGDLLLSFDADYVATKATSLLTQILITNGELLSGLEYGKGAAVAGTTPVLTLKLKAPVNVAHSDAASVVTGAKVFIPNHQGLHARPSATLASKAKFFSSAITLHKGSASANVKSVVSLMGLELDRGDCVYLSAAGEDAEQAIETLTALLNSGLGEECEPISAPEASQNNAPAQKVDDVVLPDDGKLFGVCASPGLAVGQVWQLQRAEISLQEQGEGKALEQEYFSQAQAKADADLQALTQSAASDEQREIFSAHRELLGDPELATKVLDLIAQGKSAAWAWHSAFEAQAEQLSKLKNVLLAARATDMRDVGHRLLSLLTGDAEQSGTIPDNVILIADDLTPSDTAKLDPKRVLGFCTATGGASSHVAIIARSLNIPAVAGMDKRALSLANGLPVMLRADDGMLHIEPAQSEVDRLVGEREAEDILDEAALMVATEPAKTQCGKHIEVVCNVGNVADVENAGQFGAEGVGLLRSEFLFMQRTQAPTEDEQFEAYSKVAAAFGKNQNIIIRTLDVGGDKPLAYLPIAKEENPFLGMRGIRVSLANQVMFRVQLRAILRASGLANIHIMFPMVTTLDDLLQAKALLEEERVALGVKPIPIGIMVEVPSVAMLAEQFAEHVDFFSVGTNDLTQYTLAIDRGHPELAKSADPLNPAVLAMIGRAVEGAHKHNTWVGVCGGIASDPLAVPVLLGLGVDELSGSLSSVPRIKAAVRDQNIAECEALAQKILRVGSAAQVRELLLAHKQH from the coding sequence ATGCTTATTCAGGAATTGACGCTTACGGCGCCAATGAGTGGTCCAATGGTGCCACTGGAACAGGTCCCAGATCCAGTCTTTGCACAAAAGATGGTTGGCGATGGCATTAGTATTGATCCGATAACCTCGGAGCTAATTGCGCCTTGCGCCGGTGTTGTTTTACAAGTTCATCGCGCGCGTCATGCGGTGACTTTAAAAACGCCAGAAGGGGTAGAGATATTAATGCATGTAGGCATTGATACGGTGGCTTTAAAGGGTGTTGGTTTTACAGCGCACGTGGCCGAGGGTGATAACGTAGTGCCTGGTGATTTACTGCTGAGCTTTGATGCAGATTATGTCGCAACTAAAGCGACGAGCTTGTTAACGCAAATATTAATCACCAACGGTGAGCTGCTTAGCGGATTGGAGTATGGCAAAGGCGCAGCGGTTGCAGGCACTACGCCAGTTTTAACTTTAAAGCTTAAAGCGCCTGTTAATGTTGCACACAGCGATGCCGCCTCGGTAGTTACTGGGGCTAAAGTCTTTATTCCTAATCACCAAGGCTTGCATGCCCGCCCAAGCGCAACTTTAGCAAGCAAAGCCAAGTTTTTTTCCAGTGCTATTACCTTGCACAAAGGGAGCGCCAGCGCGAATGTTAAAAGTGTGGTGAGCTTAATGGGCTTGGAGTTAGATCGTGGCGATTGCGTGTATTTATCGGCGGCCGGCGAAGATGCAGAGCAGGCGATAGAAACGTTAACTGCCCTTCTCAATAGCGGCTTGGGTGAAGAGTGTGAGCCAATATCGGCTCCCGAAGCTTCACAAAATAACGCACCAGCGCAAAAGGTAGATGATGTTGTTTTGCCAGACGATGGCAAATTGTTCGGCGTGTGTGCTTCGCCTGGGCTTGCAGTGGGGCAGGTGTGGCAGTTACAACGGGCAGAGATTTCGTTGCAAGAGCAAGGCGAAGGCAAAGCGCTAGAGCAAGAATATTTTAGCCAAGCACAAGCCAAAGCCGATGCTGATTTACAGGCATTAACGCAGTCGGCGGCTAGTGACGAGCAGCGTGAGATTTTTAGCGCCCATCGTGAGTTGCTTGGAGACCCAGAGCTAGCAACTAAGGTGCTCGATTTAATTGCTCAAGGCAAAAGTGCAGCTTGGGCGTGGCATAGCGCATTTGAGGCGCAAGCCGAGCAGTTGAGCAAACTTAAAAATGTATTGCTCGCGGCGCGCGCGACGGATATGCGCGATGTTGGCCACCGCTTGCTTTCGCTATTAACAGGCGATGCGGAGCAAAGTGGGACTATTCCTGACAATGTAATTTTAATTGCTGATGATTTAACACCATCGGATACTGCCAAGTTGGATCCTAAGCGGGTTCTTGGCTTTTGCACTGCAACGGGAGGGGCCTCGTCCCATGTCGCTATTATTGCGCGCTCTTTAAATATCCCCGCTGTTGCCGGCATGGATAAGCGTGCGTTGTCATTGGCCAATGGCTTGCCGGTAATGCTGCGTGCCGATGATGGCATGTTGCACATCGAGCCTGCGCAGTCAGAAGTCGATCGCTTAGTGGGTGAGCGCGAAGCAGAAGACATTCTTGATGAAGCCGCGCTTATGGTGGCAACAGAGCCTGCGAAAACCCAGTGCGGTAAACATATTGAAGTGGTGTGTAATGTTGGCAACGTGGCTGATGTCGAAAATGCAGGCCAGTTTGGTGCTGAGGGGGTTGGGCTGCTGCGTTCGGAGTTTCTATTTATGCAGCGCACGCAGGCACCTACCGAGGACGAGCAATTTGAGGCCTACAGCAAGGTTGCAGCGGCCTTTGGTAAAAATCAAAATATTATTATTCGTACCTTGGATGTTGGCGGCGATAAGCCGCTGGCTTATTTGCCAATCGCGAAAGAAGAAAACCCCTTTTTGGGGATGCGAGGCATTCGTGTTTCCTTAGCAAACCAAGTGATGTTTAGGGTGCAGCTGCGCGCTATTTTACGGGCCAGTGGATTGGCCAACATCCATATCATGTTCCCTATGGTTACCACCTTAGACGACTTGCTTCAAGCGAAAGCCTTGCTGGAAGAAGAGCGCGTGGCGCTGGGAGTTAAGCCGATACCCATAGGCATTATGGTCGAGGTACCGAGCGTGGCGATGCTAGCAGAGCAATTTGCCGAGCATGTTGATTTCTTTTCTGTGGGTACAAACGATTTAACCCAGTACACACTGGCAATTGACCGCGGCCACCCCGAATTGGCCAAATCGGCAGACCCATTAAACCCTGCGGTATTAGCCATGATTGGTCGCGCTGTAGAGGGCGCGCATAAGCACAATACTTGGGTGGGCGTTTGCGGAGGGATTGCAAGCGACCCACTAGCAGTGCCGGTATTGTTAGGGCTGGGCGTTGATGAACTGAGTGGTTCTTTATCGTCTGTGCCGCGCATAAAGGCTGCTGTGCGCGATCAAAATATTGCCGAGTGTGAGGCGCTAGCCCAAAAAATATTGCGCGTAGGCAGCGCGGCGCAAGTGCGCGAATTGCTATTGGCACATAAGCAACACTAA
- the ptsG gene encoding PTS glucose transporter subunit IIBC, whose amino-acid sequence MKFLDAAFGMLQQFGKAVMLPVAVLPAAGLLLGIGAADYAILPQVVSQLMEAAGGAIFGNLPLLFAVGVGMGLAKNDGVAGFAAALFYAVMLASLGVFAGALGYETKSIMGIQSIDSGVFGGMISGGVTAFLFNRYHRVQLPAYLGFFAGKRFVPIIASFTAIAVGGVMSVVWPPIGGWIETFSEWASKGNPIMAFGIYGFVERLLIPFGLHHIWNSPFFFEVGSFVNPDTGEVVKGEIQRYIAGDPTAGNLAGGFLFKMWGLPAAAIAIWHTAKPENRVKVGGIMISAALTSFITGITEPIELAFLFVAPVLYLIHAVLCSAAFMLCIELGIKHGTTFSHGLQDFLILFGPSQNALWFLVLGPIWAVVYYVAFRVAIVGFNLKTPGRELDTAELEREDRAGGIAQDLVLAFGGKSNITALDACITRLRVSVVDMGLVNQQQLKGLGATAVVTVGNNAQAIFGPPSENLKTDMEIYLETAGPEAELSSGNQPTHIPAAADIAETVVDADSAEKAAAILAALGGQGNVTQLDAFAKTRLRVEVKDASKVDESTLSDLGITGVMKLAGDALHLIVGDKAEAYGKALASR is encoded by the coding sequence ATGAAATTTTTAGATGCCGCTTTTGGCATGTTGCAACAATTTGGTAAGGCGGTGATGTTACCCGTGGCCGTATTGCCTGCTGCTGGCTTATTGCTGGGTATTGGTGCTGCGGATTACGCGATTTTGCCGCAGGTAGTGTCGCAGTTAATGGAGGCGGCCGGCGGCGCTATTTTTGGTAATTTACCGCTTCTGTTTGCTGTTGGTGTGGGAATGGGGCTGGCTAAAAATGATGGTGTGGCTGGTTTTGCTGCCGCGCTGTTTTATGCGGTTATGTTGGCGTCTTTGGGGGTTTTTGCCGGTGCACTCGGTTACGAAACCAAAAGTATTATGGGTATCCAATCGATCGATAGCGGCGTTTTTGGCGGCATGATATCGGGCGGTGTTACGGCGTTTTTGTTTAACCGCTATCACCGAGTTCAGTTGCCGGCTTACTTGGGCTTCTTTGCCGGCAAACGTTTCGTGCCGATTATTGCTTCCTTTACCGCTATTGCGGTGGGTGGCGTGATGAGTGTGGTTTGGCCGCCGATTGGAGGTTGGATTGAGACGTTCTCCGAATGGGCCTCGAAAGGTAACCCAATAATGGCTTTCGGCATTTATGGTTTTGTAGAGCGTTTGCTGATTCCTTTTGGTTTACATCACATTTGGAATAGCCCGTTCTTTTTTGAAGTGGGTAGCTTTGTTAACCCTGATACGGGTGAAGTCGTGAAGGGTGAAATACAGCGCTATATTGCGGGCGATCCAACAGCCGGTAACTTGGCGGGTGGCTTTCTTTTTAAAATGTGGGGCTTACCTGCAGCTGCGATTGCGATATGGCATACCGCGAAACCGGAAAACCGGGTGAAAGTGGGCGGTATTATGATTTCAGCAGCGCTAACATCATTTATTACCGGCATTACTGAGCCGATTGAGCTGGCTTTTTTGTTTGTGGCGCCAGTGCTGTATTTGATTCATGCGGTTCTATGCTCTGCGGCTTTCATGTTGTGTATTGAGTTGGGTATTAAGCACGGGACAACCTTTTCGCACGGTTTGCAGGACTTTTTGATTCTTTTCGGGCCCTCGCAAAACGCGTTGTGGTTTTTAGTTCTGGGTCCGATTTGGGCGGTGGTGTATTACGTGGCTTTCAGAGTTGCCATTGTTGGCTTCAACTTAAAAACACCGGGGCGTGAGTTAGATACCGCAGAGCTAGAGCGCGAAGATCGTGCCGGTGGTATTGCACAAGACTTAGTACTGGCGTTTGGCGGTAAGAGCAATATTACTGCGCTGGATGCCTGTATTACCCGTTTACGCGTTAGTGTGGTGGACATGGGGTTAGTTAATCAGCAGCAGTTAAAAGGCTTGGGGGCAACGGCTGTAGTGACCGTGGGCAATAATGCGCAGGCTATTTTTGGCCCACCATCAGAAAACTTGAAAACCGATATGGAAATTTACTTAGAAACCGCGGGGCCAGAAGCTGAGCTGAGTTCAGGTAATCAACCCACCCATATTCCGGCAGCTGCTGATATTGCCGAGACTGTAGTGGATGCCGATAGCGCTGAAAAAGCCGCGGCCATATTGGCTGCGCTAGGTGGGCAAGGTAACGTGACCCAGCTAGATGCCTTTGCAAAAACGCGCTTGCGGGTAGAGGTGAAAGACGCTTCGAAAGTTGACGAATCCACGTTAAGCGACTTGGGCATTACCGGCGTTATGAAGCTAGCTGGCGATGCATTGCATTTGATTGTAGGCGATAAAGCTGAGGCGTACGGAAAGGCGTTAGCTTCTAGGTAG